In Gordonia sp. SL306, the genomic window CTAGGTGTGTTCGGGGTGATCGTCGGCGTCGTCGGGGGTGCCGTCGGCGACATCGGGGGTGCCGTCGGCGACATCCGTGGTGCCGTCGGCGACGTCGGGGGTGCTGTCGGCGTCATCCGTGGTGCTCTCGGCGACATCGGGGGTGCTGTCGGCGACGTCGGGGTTGCTGTCGGCGACATCGGGGTTGCTGTCGGCGACATCGGGGTTGCTGTCGGCGACATCGGAGGTGCCGTCGGCGACATCGGGGTTGCTGTCGGCGGTGTCGTCGATCTCCGACTCGAGCACCCAGTCGTCGGTGGAGGATTCCGCGGTCAGCGGCTCCCCGTCGTCGGCCCGGGGTGTGTGGCGCGCGATCGCGGCCGCGAGTGCGGCCTCGGCGGGACTGTCGCCGGGCTCCTCGGCCGCACGTCGGGCCCGGCCACGTCTCGTGCCCGCGTCGGTGTCGCGATCGTCATCGGCGTCTGCGTCGTAGCGGTCGTCGACGTAACCGGCGACCCCGAGCTCTTCGAGTTCTTCGGCCCGCTGCGGGTGATAGATCTCCAGCCCGTGCTCACGACCACGTGGTGCGAGGACGAAGTAGGCTGCCGCACAGGCGAACACCAATACCGCGGTGAACACGTTGATCCTGGTTCCGAAGATGTGGGTGGCCGGATCGGAACGCATCAGTTCCACGCCGAAACGGCCGACGCAATAGCCGGCCACATACAGCGCGAACAGACGTCCGTGGCCGATCCGGAATTGCCGGTCGACGACGACGAGCAGGATCACCACAAGGACGTTCCACAGCAGCTCGTAGAGGAAAGTCGGATGCACGATGGCAACCACATGGCCGTTGGAGGTACCGCTGATCAGGCCGGGGTCGGCGACCCCGTTCGCATCGACGCGCTCGTAGATCTTCAAGCCCCACGGCACGGTCGTCTCGCGACCGTAGAGCTCCTGGTTGAAGTAGTTCCCGAGGCGGCCGATGGCCTGGGCCAGCAGGATCGCCGGTGCGAGCGCGTCACCGAACGGGGGCAACCTGATGCCGTGTCGTCGCGCACCGATCCAGGCGCCGAGCGCTCCGAGCAGTACGGCACCCCAGATGCCGAGGCCGCCATCCCAGATCTTCAGTGCGTCGATCGGCTCCTTCGGGCCGTCGCCGAAGTAGGTCTGCCAGTCGGTGGCCACGTGGTACAGCCGCCCGCCGACGAGGCCGAAGGGCACCGCCCAGATCGCGACGTCGAGGACCTCGCCATCTTGCCCGCCTCGGGCCTTCCAGCGGCGATTGCCCCACCAGACCGCGACGATGATGCCGACGATGATGCAGAGGGCGTATGCGCGGAGCGGAAACGGCCCCAGGTGCCAGACGCCCTCCGGCGGGCTCGGAAGGTAGGCCAGGACCATCGATCCTGCGGATCCAGTCCCGTCGAGAGTTGTCGGCCCAGCAAGGGGTGTCGGCACCGTCACGCTGCCACCCTAACCGACCGACCGATCCGGACCGTGGACCGGCGGTGGGACGCTTACGCTCCGCGTGGAGCCGAGCCGGCAGGGGTCGCCGCACGGACGCCCTCGGCGAGTTCGCCGACCAGCGCCGCGAGCTCGCTCGTGCCGACCTTGGCCGCCGACACGAGGGCCGAGCCCACGATCACGCCGTCGGCGTAACTCGCGATCTCGGCAGCCTGCGCTCCGCTGCGAACGCCCAGACCGACACCGATCGGGATGTCCGAGTGTGCCCGCACCCGCGCACAGAGTTCCGGCGCGGCGTCGGACACCGCGTCACGGGCGCCCGTGACACCCATCGTCGAGGCGGCGTAGACGAACCCGCGCGACGCATCGACGGTGAGGGCCAATCGTTCGGTTGTCGATGACGGCGCGACGAGATAGATGCGGTCGAGGTCGTGTGCGTCGGACGCGGCCTCCCAGGCGGCGCCCTCCTCGGGAATGAGGTTCGGGGTGATCAGGCCGGCACCGCCTGCGCTCGCCAGATCGTGGGCGAACCGGTCCACGCCGTACTGCAGCACCGGATTCCAGTAGCTCATGACGACGGCCTGGCCGCCGGCCGCGGAGATGGCCTCCACGGCCGTGAAGACGTCGCGGACCCGCACGCCGTTGGCGAGCGCCAGGTCGGCGGCCTCCTGGATGGTCGGTCCATCCATCACCGGATCGGAGTACGGCACGCCGACCTCGATGATGTCGCAGCCGGCCTCGACCATCGTCCGGAAGTACTCCACCGACTTCTCGACCGTGGGATAGCCCACGGGCAGGTATCCGATCAGCGCGCTGCGACCCTCGTCACGGCATCGGGCGAAGGTCGGGCCGAGCTTCGAGCGCGCTGTGTGGGTCACGGCGGCAGATTCCTGGGCACTCATACCGTCTCCCCTGTCTGTTCGCCGCCTGCCGCCGCCTCGTCCTGTGATGGGGGCTTGTCGAACAGGTGGAACCATTCCGCTGCGGTGTCGACGTCCTTGTCACCACGACCGGACAGGCTCACGACGATGATCGCGCCGTCACCGAGTTCCCGGCCGAGCTTGAGCGCGCCGGCAACCGCGTGCGCGGACTCGATGGCCGGGATGATGCCCTCGCGCCGGCTCAGCAACGCGAGCGCGTCCATCGCCTCCGTGTCGGTGATCGGCCGGTAATCGGCGCGGCCGATGTCTTTCAGATACGCGTGCTCCGGTCCGACGCCGGGATAGTCGAGACCTGCAGAGATCGAATGCGATTCGATGGTCTGCCCGTCCTCGTCCTGCAACAGGTAGGAGTAGGCCCCCTGGAATGCGCCCGGTGTTCCGCCCGTGAAGGTCGCGGCATGCCGGCCCGTCTCGACACCGTCGCCCGCAGCCTCGTAACCGATGAGCCGCACGCCCGCATCGTCGATGAACGGATGGAAGATCCCGATCGCGTTGGAGCCGCCACCGACACACGCGACCACGGCGTCGGGCAGGCGCCCGACCTGCTCCTGGATCTGCGCGCGTGCCTCCAACCCGACGACACGCTGAAAATCGCGCACCATCGCAGGGAACGGATGTGGACCGGCGGCCGTGCCGAAGCAGTAATAAGTGTTGTGCGCGTTGGTCACCCAGTCGCGCATCGCCTCGTTGATGGCATCCTTGAGAGTCGCCGAACCGTTGTCGACAGCGATCACTTCGGCGCCGAGGAGCCGCATCCGGGCCACGTTCAGGGCCTGCCGATCGGTGTCGACCCGGCCCATGTAGACGACGCATTCGAGACCGAGCAAGGCACAGGCGGTCGCGGTGGCGACACCGTGCTGACCGGCGCCGGTCTCGGCGATCACCCGCGACTTGCCCATGCGCTGCGCCAGCAATGCCTGTCCGAGCACATTGTTGATCTTGTGCGAGCCGGTGTGGTTCAGATCCTCACGCTTGAGGAAAAGCCTTGCGCCGCCTGCATCTTCACGAAGTCGCGCCGCTTCGTACAGCGGCGACGGCCGTCCGGTGTAGTCCCGCTGCAACCGGTCGAGCTCGGCGAGGTAGTCATCATCGCTACGCAGTTTCTGGTACGTCGTGGTGACCTCGTCGATCACCGCCATCAACGCCTCGGGGACGTGCCGTCCGCCGTAGACACCGAAATGGCCGCTCTCGTCGGGTTCGATCGATGTACGCGTGGTGAGCCCGACACTCATGGCCGGGTAGGGAACGTTGGGAGAATCGGTATTCGCGCTCACGGTCTCTTGTCGTCGGCTATCGGGGTCAGCGGGCGGAAATTGCCGTCAGCGAACCGGTTTCGGGCAGGAAGGGTGAGTCCCGGCGGTGACCAGCTCGGAGACGGCGGCCCGCGGGTTGCCACTGGTGACGAGTCCCTCACCGACGAGCACCGCATCTGCACCCGCACCTGCATAGGCCAGCAGGTCGGCGGTGCCGCGCACGCCGGATTCGGCAACCCGGATCACCCGGGTCGGCAGTCCGGGGGCGATGCGGGCAAAGGAGTCGCGGTCGACTTCGAGGGTCTTCAGATTGCGTGCGTTGACACCCACCACCGAAGCACCGGCCTCGAGCGCGCGATCGGCCTCTTCCTCGGTGTGCACCTCGACGAGTGCGGTCATGCCGAGGCTCTCGGTGCGGTCGAGCAACGATGCCAGGACGTTCTGCTCGAGTGCCGCGACGATCAACAGGATCACGTCGGCACCGTGGGCCCGGGCCTCATGGATCTGATAGGGCCCGACGATGAAGTCCTTGCGCAGCACCGGGATGTTCACCGCTGCGCGCACACTGTCGAGATCGGCGAGCGACCCGCGGAAGCGTCGCTGCTCGGTCAACACGCTGATGATGCGAGCGCCGCCGGCCTCATAGGCGGCGGCGAGTTCGGCGGGATCGGCGATGGTCGCCAGATCACCCTTGGATGGGCTGGCGCGCTTCACCTCGGCGATGACCCCGATGCCCGGCTTGTTGAACGCGGCCATGGCATCGATGGGTTCGGGAGCCTGCACGGACGCCGCCTTGATCGCCGCGTAATCGACCACGGCTTCGCGCGCGGCGACGTCAGCTTTCACTCCCTCGAGGATGGAGTCGAGGACAGTCGGCGTACTCACGACGTGTGGGCCCCCTTTCGATGTTCGTGTGTTCTCAGGGTAGACCGGTGCCCGAATCGTCCTGTGGCCGGGTTGGCCGCTCACGGCCGTCGTCCGCAGGGGTCTCCGGGACATCGGTGGGATCGATCCCGGTGTCGAGTGCGTCCCACATCATGCGTTCGTTCGCGGCGGGTCCTTCGTTACGCTCGTCCGCCCGCGCGGCGTCCTCGGACGCCGTGTCACCGGTGGTCGCGGTGCCGGTTGTGGCACCGGTGGTGCGCTCGTGCTCGGCGAAGATCTGACGCTCCAGTTCGGCTCGTCGCGCGCCCGGACTCTTGTACTTCGACGACATCCCGGCCCCACCGGCCACCCGGAGCAGGAGCACGCCTGCCAGGACCGCGCACACGGTGCCGGCGAGCGCGACCACCGCCGCCCAGGAATTGGTGGTGATCAGGAGTACCTGGAAACGGCCGGGGAGATTGGCGGCTTCGGCGGCGTAGCCGGAGTCGGCACCACCGGTCATCAGTGAGATCGCGGGGATGGCGGCGAGGACACCGCCCGCCGCGACGAGTATCGCGATCACGCGTAGACCCCAGCCACGCACCGAGAACGCTGCGAGGATGGCCGCGAGCAGAACCAGCGCCAGGGGTGTGAGCCACGGACTCCAGTCCGAACCCTTGACGTCGAAATCCCGTGCCGGGGCCAGACCGTCCGCGGCGAGTACCCGGCACCACACCAGCCGCGACGCCGACCAGAAGGCCAGCGCCGCGAGCGCCAGCAGGATCGCGGCGAGCATCTGACGTCGCCGCATGAACGACTTCGCGGCGGCCGCCGGATCGGTGCTCGAGGGAGTCGGCGCGTTCATCGGGTCCCGCTCTCCACCGTGACCCCGTCGGCGGCGTCCGATCCGACGCGGCGCATGGTGCCGGCCGCGGCCACCGCGTTGAGTACTGCGGTCGCCTTGTTGCGCGCCTCGTTGTACTCGTATTCGGGTTCGCTGTCGGCGACCACGCCGCCGCCTGCCTGCACGAAGGCACGCCCGCCCGACATCAGCGCCGTGCGGATCGCGATCGCGGTGTCCGCGTTGCCGGCGAAATCCAGATACCCGACGATCCCGCCGTAGAGGCCGCGTCGCGTGAGCTCGTGCTCGTCGATGAGTTCCATGGCACGCACCTTCGGCGCGCCGGTGAGTGTGCCCGCCGGGAAACACGCGGTGACCGCGTCGAGCGCGTGCTTGTCGTCGCGTAGCGTCCCGGACACCGTCGAGACGAGGTGCATGACATGGCTGTACCGCTCGACGTGGCGGTAATCGCTGACCTTGACCGTGCCGGGGCGGCAGACCCGACCGAGGTCGTTACGGCCGAGATCGACAAGCATCAGATGCTCGGCGTTCTCCTTCTCGTCTTCCACCAGGCCCTTGGCGAGGAGCTGATCCTCTTCCTCGGTGGCACCGCGCCAGCGCGTGCCCGCGATGGGATGGGTGGTTGCCACTCCGTCGGACACGGTGACGAGGGCTTCGGGGCTGCTGCCGACGATGGTGAACGGACCACTGCCTGCACCTTGGTGACCGGGCATCCGAAGGAGATACATGTACGGACTCGGATTGGACGCGCGCAGCACCCGATAGACGTCGACCGGATCGGCCTCGGTCTCCATCTCGAATCGCTGCGACGGGACCACCTGGAACGCCTCGCCCGCTTCGATCTCGCCGACCAGGGTCGTGACGATCTCGCTGTACTCCGCGAGCGTCCGCTGTGACCGGTACTCCGGCATCGGACGGTCGAAATGCGACACCGTGGACGGTGACGGGGCGGCCAGGGCCTCGGTCATGCGGTCGAGCCGTGCGACCGCGTCGTGGTAGGCCTGCTCGACCCGCTCGGATGAGCCGTCCCAGTTCACCGCGTTCGCGATCAGGGTGATGGTGCCTTCGTGGTGATCGACAGCGGCGAGGTCGGTCGCCAGCAGCATCATCATGTCGGGCAGTCCCAGATCGTCGGTCGTGGTCTCCGGGAGCCGCTCGAGCCGGCGCACCATGTCGTAGGCGAAGAATCCGACGAAGCCACCGGTCAGCGGCGGCATGTCGGGGAACGGGTCGGTGGCCAGCAGGCGCAACGACTCGGCCAACGCCTCGACCGGGTCGCCCCCGTCGGGCGCGCCGGTGGGGACCTCTCCCCACCAGCGGGCCTCACCGTCGACAACGGTGAGCGCCGACGGCGACTGCACGCCGATGAACGACCAGCGCGACCAGGAACGGCCGTTCTCCGCCGACTCCAGCAGGAAGGTGCCCTCCCGGTCGCCGGCGAGTTTCCGGTACGCCGACAACGGTGTCTCGGAGTCGGCGAGCACCTTGCGGGTGACGGGGACGACGCGGTGATCGGCCGCGAGGTCGAGGAACTCCGCGAGGGTGGTCGTGTCGGGGCTCATCCCAGCGGCTCGCCGCCGACGCCCCACTGCTGACGCGGGATCTCGGTGATGGTCACCCACACCGAGTCGGGATTCTTGCCGGTCGCCTTCGCGTAGGCATCGGTCACCGCCGCGATGGTCTCCCGTTTGACCCGGTCGGACAGGCCCGGGGTCTGCGAGATCTGGATCATTGGCATTCGGCGCCGTCACCGCCTTTCTTCTCGGGTGGTCGCGTTCATTCTCCCCCGCCGACGGGAGACGCCCCGTCGGCCGGGGGTGCGTCAGATGCCGCGAGCGGCAGCGACGGGGTGTCGAAACAACTGTGATTGCCGGTGTGGCAGGCGGCGCCGACCTGGTCGACCACCAACAACACGGTGTCGCCGTCACAGTCGAGCCGGACGTCGTGCACGAATTGGGTGTGGCCGCTGGTCTCACCCTTCACCCAGTACTGCTGACGGGAGCGTGAATAGTAGGTCGCCCGTCGGGTTGCCAGAGTCTGTTCGAGCGCGGCGTCGTCCATCCACGCCATCATCAGGACGGTGCCGGTCTCGCGTTCCTGGGCGACCGCTGCGAACAACCCGTCGTCGTTGCGTTTCAGGCGGGCGGCGATGTCGTGGTCGAGAGCCATCTTCGGGGTCCTGTCGTGTTGTCGAGTGCGTACGGGGAACGTCGCGTCAACGGACGATGATTCCCTCGGCCGCCATCGCGGCCTTCACGTCGGGGATGGTCAGCTCGCCGAAGTGGAACACCGACGCAGCCAGAACCGCGTCGGCGCCGGCCGCCACGGCTGGTGCGAAGTCGGCGACCGCGCCCGCGCCGCCACTCGCGATCACCGGGACGTCGACCTCCGCGCGGACCGCGGCCAGCATGCGCAGATCGAAGCCACGCTTGGTGCCGTCGGCATCCATCGAGTTGAGCAGGATCTCACCGACGCCGAGTTCCTGCCCGCGCCGGGCCCACTCGACGGCGTCGATACCGGTTCCGCGGCGGCCTCCGTGGGTGGTGACCTCCCACCCCGACGGTGTGGGTTCGTCGCCGTCTGGAACGGTTCGCGCATCCACCGACAGCACGATGCACTGCGATCCGAACCGACGGCTCATCTCGGCGAGCACCTCGGGACGCGCGATCGCCGCGGTGTTGACGCTGACCTTGTCGGCTCCTGCCCGCAGCATGGTGTCGACGTCGTCGACCGTGCGGATACCGCCCCCCACGGTCAGCGGGATGAAGATCTGATCAGCCGTCCGTTTGACGACCTCGATCATCGTCGACCGGCCCGAACTCGACGCCGTGACGTCCAGGAAGGTCAGTTCGTCGGCCCCCTCGCCGTCATAGCGGGCCGCGAGTTCGACGGGATCACCTGCGTCGCGCAGGTTCTGGAAGTTGACTCCCTTGACGACCCGTCCGTCGTCCACGTCGAGACAAGGGATCACTCGCACCGCAACGGTCATCGAACAGTCCTCCCGATCGAGACGTCCCCGACAACACCGTCGAGACAAGGGATCACGCGCACAGCGACGGTCATGGCCGACCTCCGGAGTTCTCTGGGTGGCCTGCGCTCGGGGGCTGCGAAGCCCATTCGTCGCCGACCACGCCGTCGATGACGGCCATCAGTTCCTCGTGCAGCCCCGGGGCCGCACACACCAACGACGGTGACGCCGCCGTCCACGGCTCGCCTGCGAGATCGGTCGCAACCCCGCCGGCGGCGCGCACCAGTGCCGCACCCGCCGCGTTGTCCCACGCGTGGCGGCCGAAAGCAATTGCGCCGCCGAAGATCCCCGCGGCGGTGTAGGCCATGTCGACGCCCGTGCTGCCCGTCATCCGCAACCGGGCGACCCGAGAACTCAACGCCCGGATGACATCGACACGGCGCGTACCGGGATAACGACCCTTCGCCCGTTCGTTGAACGGACCGTAGGCGATGGCCGAGGTCTGCAGGTCGATCGGGCTCAGCGGTGGCACGGGCTCGCCGTCGACGAGGAGCGGACCGTCGACATGACCGGCGTAGCGACGTCCCAGCAGCGGCAGCCAGGTCAGCCCGAGGACCGGGTCGCCGTCGACGAGCAGCCCGAGCAGGATGCCCGCCAGTGGGACACCTGTCGAGTAGTTGTAGGTGCCGTCGACCGGATCGAGCACCCAGACGGCTCCCTCGGTGACCGACGGCCCGCCGAATTCCTCACCGTGAACCGGGATCTGGGTGCGCTCGGCGAGTTCACCGGCGATCCGTCGTTCCAGATCGAGGTCGACCTGTGTGGCGAAGTCCGTGGGGCCCTTGGTGACTGCGCTCGGAGCGCCGAGTCCGGCCACGAACTCGGCGGCCACCGAGTCGAGGATGGTGCTCGCCGTGTCGAGCAGTCGTGAGTGGTCCATCACTTCCCGGCTACGGCGGACAGGGCCTGAGGCAGCGTGAACCGGCCCGCGTAGAGGGCCTTGCCGACAATCGCGCCTTCCACGCCACGGTCGACGAGTCCGGCTATCGCGACCAGGTCGTCGAGGGCCGATACCCCGCCAGAGGCGACGACCGGCGCCGACGTGGCCGCGGCGACTTCGCCCAGCAGCTCCAGATTCGGCCCGGCCAGTGTGCCGTCCTTGGAGACATCGGTGACGACGTACCGAGCACAACCGTCGCGGTCGAGCCGCTCGAGAACCTCCCACAGGTCGCCGCCGTCGGTGACCCAGCCGCGACCGCGCAGACGGTAGGACTCCCCTTCTCGGATGACGTCGAGCCCGACCGCGATCCGGTCGCCGTACCGTTCGATCGCCCGTGCGCACCACTCCGGGTTCTCCAGCGCAGCCGTGCCGAGATTCACGCGGGTACAACCGGTCCCGAGCGCGGCGGCGAGGGAGTCGTCGTCGCGGATACCGCCGGAGAGTTCGACCTTCACGTCGAGTTCGCCGACGACGTCGGCGAGTAGTTCGCGGTTGTTACCGCGTCCGAACGCGGCGTCGAGATCGACCAGATGGATCCACTCGGCCCCGTCGGTCTGCCAGGCCAGCGCGGCCTCCCGCGGCGACCCGTATGAGGTCTCGGTGCCTGCCGCGCCTTGGACGAGTCGGACGGCCTGCCCGTCGGCGACGTCGACGGCGGGGAGGAGTTCAAGGGTGTTACCCATCGGTGGATGTGTTCCTGTCTGTCGGATCGGGGGTATCGGGCCGGTCAGAGCGCGCGGCCAGGATCTCATGCTCGGCGCGGGCGATCATGCGCCGGGAGACGCCGCCGATCACCCAGATCATCGCCAGCACCGCGATCAGTGCGATGACCAGGCCTGCGATGGGTGACCATTGCGCCACCAGCAGGATCACCGGGATGGACACCAGCAGTACGACGACACCCGCGCCAAGCGAGTAAAGAACCAGCTTGCCGTAGGAGAATCGGGTGTCGTCGATGTTCATGCCAGGGACCGGACCCAGTTGCGGAGCAGGTGCGCACCGGCATCCCCGGACTTCTCCGGGTGGAACTGGGTCGCGGCGAGTGCGCCGTTCTCGACGGCCGCCAGGAACGGCCCGCCATGTGTCGCCCAGGTCAGCTTGGGCGGATCGATCCGCGAACCGTCGGTGTCCATGCTCCAGTCCTGAACGGCGTAGGAGTGCACGAAGTAGAAGCGGGTATCGGCATCCAGACCGTCGAACAGCATCGTGCCGGCCGCCGCGTCCACCGTGTTCCAGCCCATGTGCGGGAGCACCTCGGCGGGGAGCCGGCTGACGGTACCGGGCCACTCGCCGCAACCCTGCGCCTCGACACCGAACTCGACACCGCGCTCGAACAGGATCTGCATGCCGACGCAGATGCCGAGCACCGGTCTCCCACCGGCCAGACGCTGGTCGATGATGCGGTGGCCCTTGACCGCGTTCAGCCCCTCCATGCAGGCGGCGAAGGCGCCGACCCCGGGGACAACCAGCCCGTCGCAGTTGGTTGCGATGTCGCGATCGTCGGTGACCGTGACGTCGGCCCCGGCCCGCTCGAGCGCACGCTGCGCCGATCGCAGATTGCCCGATCCGTAGTCGAGGATGGCGACTGCGGGTGCACCGCTCATCGGGTGCGCCCCATCAGAGCGCGCCCTTGGTGGACGGCACACCACTCACCCGCGGATCGTTCTCGGTCGCGGCACGCAACGCGCGGGCCACCGCCTTGAACTCGGCCTCGGTGATGTGGTGCTGATCGCGTCCGTACAGCACTCGCACATGCAGAGCGATGCGTGCGTTGAGGGCGATCGCCTCGAAGACGTGACGGTTGATCACGGTCGAATACGGCACGCCCGGATATCCGCCGATGACCGCGGTCAACAGGTGCTCGGGTTCACCGGTGTGCACGCAGTAGGGTCGCCCCGACACGTCGACCGCCGCGTGCGCGAGCGACTCGTCCATCGGTATCCAGGCGTCGCCGAACCGCCGGATGCCCTTCTTGTCGCCGAGTGCCTGGCCCAACGCCTGACCGAGCACGATCGAGGTGTCCTCGATCGTGTGGTGCCCCTCGACCTCGACGTCGCCTTTCGCCTCGACGGTGAGGTCGAAGCTGCCGTGCTGGCCGAACGCGGTGAGCATGTGGTCGAAGAACGCGATACCGGTGGAGATGTTCGTGACGCCGGTGCCGTCGAGGTTCAGATCGACGGTGATCGACGACTCCCTGGTGGTTCGTTCGACGCGTGCCGTGCGAGCGGAGCGGCGGGGTTCTTCTTCGGGCGGCGGTGCGGTGGTCACTTACCCATTCTCCAGATCTGTAGACGCGAGCGTTCGGCTGACGTCGAGGAACGCGTCGTTCTCGGCTGCCAGCCCGATGGTGACACGCAGATGGCCGGTGATCCCGACGTCGCGGATCAACACGCCGTGGTCGAGATAGCGTCGCCAGCTCGCCGGTGCGTCGGCGAAATGGCCGAACAGCAGGAAGTTGGCATCGGAATCCACGACCCGGAAGCCGGCGGCGGACAGTTCCTGCGCGACGCGTCTGCGTTCGGCGATGATCGCGGCGACACCCGCGAGCGTGTCGTCGCGATGCCGCAGCGCGGCGCGGGCCGCGGCCTGGGTGAGCACCGACAGGTGGTACGGCAGGCGGACCAGGAGCAGCGCCTCGACGATCGCGGGCGCGGCGGCCAGGTAGCCCAGGCGCCCGCCGGCGAACGCGAACGCCTTGCTCATGGTGCGGCTGACGACGACCTTGGCCGGGAACTCGTCGATGAGTTCGACCGCGCTCGGCCGGTCGGAGAACTCGCCGTACGCTTCGTCGACGATCACGATGCCGGGCGCCGCCTCGACGATCCGTCGGAGATCGTCGGGTGTCACCGAGCCGCCGGTCGGGTTGTTGGGCGACGTCACGAACACCACGTCGGGTCGCCGTGCCTCGACCTCGGCGACCGCGTAGTCGATGTCGAGGCCGAAATCGGCGGCGCGATGCGCGGCGAGCCATGTGGTGTCGGTGCCGTCCGAGATGATCGGGTGCATCGAGTACGAGGGCACGAATCCGAGCGAACTGCGCCCGGGGCCTGCGAAGGCCTGCAGCAGCTGCTGCAGGATCTCGTTGGAACCGTTGGCCGCCCACAGGTTCTCGACGCCGAGGGACACACCGGTCGCGGTCGAGAGATAGTCCGCGAGATCGCTCCGCAGGGCGACGGCGTCGCGGTCCGGATACCGGTGCAGCGCTGCCGCCACGGCACGCGTCGACTCCGCGACGTCATCGATCAGCGCAGCCGACGGCGGGTGCGGGTTCTCGTTGGTGTTGAGGACCACCGGGACCTCGAGTTGCGGTGCGCCATAAGCACTCTTGCCGCGGAGGTTGTCGCGCAGCGGCAGATCGTCGACGGTGATGCCGGAGCCGGGGATGAGCTTGTCGGGCGCACTCATCGCCCACCTCCGGCAAACCGCTGCTTCACCGCATCGCCGTGGCCCGGCAGGTCTTC contains:
- the trpB gene encoding tryptophan synthase subunit beta; the encoded protein is MSVGLTTRTSIEPDESGHFGVYGGRHVPEALMAVIDEVTTTYQKLRSDDDYLAELDRLQRDYTGRPSPLYEAARLREDAGGARLFLKREDLNHTGSHKINNVLGQALLAQRMGKSRVIAETGAGQHGVATATACALLGLECVVYMGRVDTDRQALNVARMRLLGAEVIAVDNGSATLKDAINEAMRDWVTNAHNTYYCFGTAAGPHPFPAMVRDFQRVVGLEARAQIQEQVGRLPDAVVACVGGGSNAIGIFHPFIDDAGVRLIGYEAAGDGVETGRHAATFTGGTPGAFQGAYSYLLQDEDGQTIESHSISAGLDYPGVGPEHAYLKDIGRADYRPITDTEAMDALALLSRREGIIPAIESAHAVAGALKLGRELGDGAIIVVSLSGRGDKDVDTAAEWFHLFDKPPSQDEAAAGGEQTGETV
- the trpC gene encoding indole-3-glycerol phosphate synthase TrpC; translated protein: MSTPTVLDSILEGVKADVAAREAVVDYAAIKAASVQAPEPIDAMAAFNKPGIGVIAEVKRASPSKGDLATIADPAELAAAYEAGGARIISVLTEQRRFRGSLADLDSVRAAVNIPVLRKDFIVGPYQIHEARAHGADVILLIVAALEQNVLASLLDRTESLGMTALVEVHTEEEADRALEAGASVVGVNARNLKTLEVDRDSFARIAPGLPTRVIRVAESGVRGTADLLAYAGAGADAVLVGEGLVTSGNPRAAVSELVTAGTHPSCPKPVR
- a CDS encoding TIGR02234 family membrane protein, producing the protein MNAPTPSSTDPAAAAKSFMRRRQMLAAILLALAALAFWSASRLVWCRVLAADGLAPARDFDVKGSDWSPWLTPLALVLLAAILAAFSVRGWGLRVIAILVAAGGVLAAIPAISLMTGGADSGYAAEAANLPGRFQVLLITTNSWAAVVALAGTVCAVLAGVLLLRVAGGAGMSSKYKSPGARRAELERQIFAEHERTTGATTGTATTGDTASEDAARADERNEGPAANERMMWDALDTGIDPTDVPETPADDGRERPTRPQDDSGTGLP
- the hisF gene encoding imidazole glycerol phosphate synthase subunit HisF, whose amino-acid sequence is MTVAVRVIPCLDVDDGRVVKGVNFQNLRDAGDPVELAARYDGEGADELTFLDVTASSSGRSTMIEVVKRTADQIFIPLTVGGGIRTVDDVDTMLRAGADKVSVNTAAIARPEVLAEMSRRFGSQCIVLSVDARTVPDGDEPTPSGWEVTTHGGRRGTGIDAVEWARRGQELGVGEILLNSMDADGTKRGFDLRMLAAVRAEVDVPVIASGGAGAVADFAPAVAAGADAVLAASVFHFGELTIPDVKAAMAAEGIIVR
- the lgt gene encoding prolipoprotein diacylglyceryl transferase, which codes for MTVPTPLAGPTTLDGTGSAGSMVLAYLPSPPEGVWHLGPFPLRAYALCIIVGIIVAVWWGNRRWKARGGQDGEVLDVAIWAVPFGLVGGRLYHVATDWQTYFGDGPKEPIDALKIWDGGLGIWGAVLLGALGAWIGARRHGIRLPPFGDALAPAILLAQAIGRLGNYFNQELYGRETTVPWGLKIYERVDANGVADPGLISGTSNGHVVAIVHPTFLYELLWNVLVVILLVVVDRQFRIGHGRLFALYVAGYCVGRFGVELMRSDPATHIFGTRINVFTAVLVFACAAAYFVLAPRGREHGLEIYHPQRAEELEELGVAGYVDDRYDADADDDRDTDAGTRRGRARRAAEEPGDSPAEAALAAAIARHTPRADDGEPLTAESSTDDWVLESEIDDTADSNPDVADGTSDVADSNPDVADSNPDVADSNPDVADSTPDVAESTTDDADSTPDVADGTTDVADGTPDVADGTPDDADDHPEHT
- the trpA gene encoding tryptophan synthase subunit alpha; its protein translation is MSAQESAAVTHTARSKLGPTFARCRDEGRSALIGYLPVGYPTVEKSVEYFRTMVEAGCDIIEVGVPYSDPVMDGPTIQEAADLALANGVRVRDVFTAVEAISAAGGQAVVMSYWNPVLQYGVDRFAHDLASAGGAGLITPNLIPEEGAAWEAASDAHDLDRIYLVAPSSTTERLALTVDASRGFVYAASTMGVTGARDAVSDAAPELCARVRAHSDIPIGVGLGVRSGAQAAEIASYADGVIVGSALVSAAKVGTSELAALVGELAEGVRAATPAGSAPRGA
- the hisI gene encoding phosphoribosyl-AMP cyclohydrolase, with the protein product MALDHDIAARLKRNDDGLFAAVAQERETGTVLMMAWMDDAALEQTLATRRATYYSRSRQQYWVKGETSGHTQFVHDVRLDCDGDTVLLVVDQVGAACHTGNHSCFDTPSLPLAASDAPPADGASPVGGGE
- a CDS encoding anthranilate synthase component I — encoded protein: MSPDTTTLAEFLDLAADHRVVPVTRKVLADSETPLSAYRKLAGDREGTFLLESAENGRSWSRWSFIGVQSPSALTVVDGEARWWGEVPTGAPDGGDPVEALAESLRLLATDPFPDMPPLTGGFVGFFAYDMVRRLERLPETTTDDLGLPDMMMLLATDLAAVDHHEGTITLIANAVNWDGSSERVEQAYHDAVARLDRMTEALAAPSPSTVSHFDRPMPEYRSQRTLAEYSEIVTTLVGEIEAGEAFQVVPSQRFEMETEADPVDVYRVLRASNPSPYMYLLRMPGHQGAGSGPFTIVGSSPEALVTVSDGVATTHPIAGTRWRGATEEEDQLLAKGLVEDEKENAEHLMLVDLGRNDLGRVCRPGTVKVSDYRHVERYSHVMHLVSTVSGTLRDDKHALDAVTACFPAGTLTGAPKVRAMELIDEHELTRRGLYGGIVGYLDFAGNADTAIAIRTALMSGGRAFVQAGGGVVADSEPEYEYNEARNKATAVLNAVAAAGTMRRVGSDAADGVTVESGTR
- a CDS encoding tautomerase family protein: MPMIQISQTPGLSDRVKRETIAAVTDAYAKATGKNPDSVWVTITEIPRQQWGVGGEPLG